The following coding sequences are from one Diabrotica virgifera virgifera chromosome 2, PGI_DIABVI_V3a window:
- the LOC126880929 gene encoding uncharacterized protein LOC126880929 codes for MPPKRKGGQEKKLEREKKKRCEIAKKCHSLDNLLNSYSVPSTSGVESDINTEKQEQEQKSEENLPVSETKFETELKLSDDSDDDIETSDESDSEANVKKALKDEEALLKLGQPEETESGNFFDRPDPNKLQLFFEFHPKVPVAQKDVPFNVEKAFTRNNKTKRKWLSYSEERKALFCTICLAYSVESNKDQSSAFARGMSDWKHVYQRINEHESSISHGKNCETYFMYIKNQTIEKILFGNVVEMRNKKVASNRHVLDAIIDVIKLIGKRGLSYRGTANEAAYNLENENLDHGNFLEIILLLSKFDVILKKHLDAIVKKSKSYHNRKIKRRAGNFYTFLSKTTVNSIIVIITEIILKKISSEIQTATMFSIEIDSTQDISVTDQCSVVTRYVYNGTIHERLLAVVPCHNSTGKGFHTMIHDILVKNGLDEKNCIADSTDGAANMQGRYSGFSSFMVQENSNHVHVWCYAHILNLVLTDIFKSHIKAASFFSLLNCIAAFFKESHQRMGYWLDIGNNARSQKLQLIGETRWWSKEAALSKIFGNFNEPNKALYVDLIDILNTIENSQKIKPDARATAANYKAQLLKYENILIGHIFLKLFSITGPLSRYIQTTGLDLLKCNFMVNDSILSLKKMQRNFPDIEASADKFVGWAKLSFERRDFEFFVEEQLPEFRSKKKKKFFDEKTSDEIPVSPKENFRIVFFNVIADTAVESISRRFANNAELCRDLNILDPNNFEEIAKGELPENSLKILSEKLIQFDSSATPAKLKEELASFASNWKHIKLTIEDSYEINYARLDVGLDDSSSAQSDVDEDDCITKQSTKSRVCIESNKCQNCVICCYGSILKYNLFKGAYSTLVLAYQYILSLPISQVACERSFSTLKFIKNRLRNSLSDNRLESFMLMNIENDILSDINNDEIINRLGQTTKLMKDALMY; via the exons aTGCCACCAAAACGAAAAGGAGGACAAGAAAAAAAACTAGAAAGGGAGAAGAAAAAAAGATGTGAAATAGCAAAAAAATGTCACTCTTTGGATAATTTGCTCAATAGTTATTCTGTTCCTTCAACTTCAGGGGTAGAAAGTGATATTAACACGGAAAAACAAGAGCAAGAGCAAAAATCCGAAGAAAATTTACCGGTTTCAGAAACTAAATTTGAAACTGAGTTAAAGCTGTCAGATGACTCGGACGACGACATAGAGACAAGTGATGAAAGCGATAGTGAAGCTAATGTAAAAAAGGCACTTAAAGACGAAGAGGCGCTACTAAAGCTGGGACAGCCGGAAGAGACAGAATCTGGCAATTTCTTCGACCGTCCCGATCCCAATAAATTACAGCTATTTTTTGAATTCCATCCAAAGGTACCTGTCGCACAAAAAGATGTACCTTTCAATGTGGAAAAAGCGTTTACGcgtaataataaaacaaaaaggaAATGGTTGAGCTATAGTGAAGAAAGAAAGGCACTTTTCTGCACAATTTGTCTTGCTTATTCAGTTGAGAGTAATAAAGATCAAAGTTCTGCTTTTGCAAGAGGTATGTCTGATTGGAAACATGTATATCAGCGAATAAATGAGCATGAAAGTTCAATCAGTCATGGAAAAAACTGCGAAACATATTTCatgtatattaaaaatcaaacaattgaaaaaatactttttggaaACGTTGTTGAAATGAGAAATAAAAAAGTTGCAAGCAATCGGCACGTTTTGGATGCTATTATTGATGTTATAAAACTAATTGGCAAACGAGGACTTTCTTATCGAGGCACAGCAAATGAAGCTGCATACAATCTAGAAAATGAAAACCTAGATCATggtaattttttggaaataatctTACTTTTATcgaaatttgatgttattttgaaGAAACATTTGGAcgccattgttaaaaaaagcaaAAGTTATCACAATAGAAAAATCAAACGTCGAGCTGGAAATTTCTACACATTTTTGTCAAAAACTACTGTAAATTCAATCATTGTCATAATCACAGAAATTATTCTAAAGAAGATTTCTTCAGAGATACAGACTGCCACTATGTTCTCTATAGAAATAGACAGCACTCAAGATATTTCAGTAACAGACCAATGTTCAGTTGTAACAAG gtATGTTTACAACGGAACAATTCACGAACGCCTTCTTGCAGTTGTTCCTTGTCACAATTCAACAGGGAAGGGATTTCATACCATGATTCATGACATACTGGTAAAAAATGGTTTGGATGAAAAAAATTGTATTGCTGACTCTACTGATGGGGCGGCTAATATGCAAGGGAGATATTCGGGATTCTCCAGTTTCATGGTCCAGGAAAATTCAAATCATGTTCATGTTTGGTGTTATGCGCATATTTTAAATCTTGTTCTGACAGACATTTTTAAATCCCACATTAAGGCCGCATCATTTTTTTCATTACTGAATTGTATAGCAGCATTTTTTAAAGAATCTCATCAACGCATGGGTTACTGGTTGGACATTGGCAACAATGCTAGATCACAGAAACTTCAGTTGATAGGAGAAACTCGTTGGTGGTCAAAGGAAGCAGCGCTCAGTAAAATTTTTGGTAATTTTAATGAACCTAATAAAGCACTGTACGTTGATTTAATTGACATTCTTAATACAATTGaaaattcacaaaaaattaagCCAGATGCAAGAGCGACTGCTGCAAATTACAAAGCACAATTACTGAAATACGAAAATATTTTAATTGGGCACATATTCTTAAAACTGTTCTCTATAACAGGCCCTTTATCAAGATATATTCAGACAACAGGGTtagatttattaaaatgtaactTTATGGTTAATGATTCTATactgagtttaaaaaaaatgcaacgAAATTTTCCAGACATTGAAGCATCTGCAGATAAATTTGTAGGGTGGGCTAAACTCTCTTTTGAAAGGAGAGACTTCGAATTTTTTGTTGAAGAACAATTGCCCGAGTTTCgatcaaaaaagaaaaagaaattctTTGATGAGAAAACTTCTGATGAAATCCCAGTAAGCCCAAAAGAAAAttttagaattgttttttttaacgTTATTGCGGATACTGCAGTAGAATCAATCAGTAGAAGATTTGCAAACAACGCTGAATTATGTAGGGATCTGAACATTTTAGATCCAAATAATTTTGAAGAAATCGCCAAAGGTGAGCTACCTGAGAATTCTCTAAAAATATTGTCAGAAAAATTAATACAGTTTGATTCTTCTGCAACTCCTGCAAAGTTGAAAGAAGAGTTAGCAAGCTTTGCAAGCAACTGGAAACATATTAAATTAACAATTGAAGATTCATATGAAATAAATTATGCTAGACTTGATGTGGGGTTAGACGACTCTTCTTCTGCACAGTCAGATGTAGACGAAGATGACTGTATAACAAAACAGAGTACAAAATCAAGGGTGTGCATCGAATCTAACAAATGTCAGAACTGTGTCATTTGTTGCTACGGttcaattttaaaatataatttgtttaagGGGGCTTATTCCACGCTGGTATTGGCTTATCAATATATACTTTCATTGCCCATCTCGCAAGTGGCATGTGAACGATCGTTTTCAActttaaaatttatcaaaaatagatTAAGAAACTCCTTGTCTGATAATAGACTCGAGTCGTTCATGCTGATGAATATTGAAAATGATATACTGAGCGATATCAACAATGATGAAATTATTAATCGTTTGGGTCAAACAACCAAATTAATGAAGGACGctttaatgtattaa